From Chryseobacterium shandongense, the proteins below share one genomic window:
- the tssO gene encoding type VI secretion system TssO: protein MSSNREKKLNKADVRIGIWKFVLSFIVLSGVSFICIFFFFKSYDIQRQGIKKEADDYRYLLTRSNLLKDHVDSIFYRMDQLDINRVQNDIFLRNAIMEDVRNARNAMDKDSADNFKHYSILMKQIEPMLALKKQIIDVSYKEQVALRNLSECKGKIGIINNELKVDPTRKFSGMRRRR, encoded by the coding sequence ATGTCTTCGAACCGGGAGAAAAAACTAAACAAAGCAGACGTCAGGATAGGCATTTGGAAATTTGTCCTATCGTTTATTGTTCTATCAGGTGTTTCCTTCATCTGTATATTTTTCTTTTTTAAAAGCTATGACATCCAAAGACAGGGTATCAAAAAAGAAGCGGACGACTACCGCTATCTTCTTACCAGAAGCAATCTTCTGAAAGATCATGTAGACAGTATATTTTACCGGATGGATCAACTGGATATTAACCGTGTGCAAAATGATATTTTCCTCAGAAACGCGATTATGGAAGATGTGAGAAATGCAAGAAATGCAATGGATAAGGACAGTGCTGATAATTTTAAGCATTATTCCATTCTTATGAAGCAGATCGAGCCTATGCTGGCCTTAAAGAAACAGATCATTGATGTTTCCTACAAAGAACAGGTGGCGCTTAGGAATCTGAGCGAATGTAAAGGCAAAATCGGAATAATCAATAATGAACTGAAAGTAGATCCTACCAGGAAATTTTCAGGAATGAGAAGAAGAAGATAA
- the tssR gene encoding type VI secretion system protein TssR domain-containing protein codes for MKNKLPLAAYYIGLSVFLTACQVKLPSKRTPEPSTYGQVDNSPVVNGFPKKAVPWIAISDRSRNTAYLDKTDEKSYKEVKFLEPLMVLKHRDGMVKVAEYIPDALMKKVSSKQVKTYGWIPESDLLLWSNSLKSEKTGFPVKVAVVPNNSEVIKNSERYYKNDSIMVFNSPSLIEQADVKIPNGQMVYVYKQAENNKRFLVGKKPSVDMDSISTSLYGWVSSNVISGWGERSAVKMKNTTGITETTLGIHEGSPGRSDSENKVAVLLTDVNKRTPLENIFPINLPLNETPTPDSKTKYFTNVLDYSKNYVFNVLGEPVYFDRYREITEKNKKINIVFTLDISAPNAPYAPIVKSLLQDLQLRFEKPSYFNQVRYGVVLYKNNSCGDNVAVSPLNTDYSKITTFIDQKSNEMNCASNSGYQPVNEGLMAAGDLLSNFPDETNIVVTVGTSAAQSGNMYGVINSLTQAQARLIMFQTSARSSDTYNDFVLMAENVVTNTAKNIAELKKQKIINQNDVLTKNNFNLVEGDEGFFSLDYPKQSMAQGFVIFPKKGDIAAPGYLKKSVDSLIAQVTLDNTTLDKSLNDYFHSSVGAGRTDVDLKYKYLYPGLTNPVPAGIAAQLINYGNPFLVKGYIPKELKDFKPGLEKGILISETEYDNLKSFYTEVYQKTGAERADFSQARAVREYVKLLKKYNPTLKFLDKADLYKQPMAYSVGVSTGFDNSEEELMSKYMLKGWKKSKIVTNETARNYFRHYKDLTERMLSHRNDPAVKIQQNGQTFYWLNEYFMPTMQPTEQPEYTKH; via the coding sequence ATGAAAAATAAACTTCCTCTAGCAGCATATTATATTGGATTATCGGTATTTCTGACAGCTTGTCAGGTAAAACTTCCGTCCAAAAGAACACCTGAACCTTCAACGTATGGTCAGGTAGATAATTCACCTGTTGTCAATGGCTTTCCTAAAAAAGCAGTTCCGTGGATTGCCATTTCGGACCGTTCCAGGAACACCGCTTATCTCGATAAGACTGATGAAAAATCATATAAGGAAGTTAAATTCCTCGAGCCGCTCATGGTACTCAAGCACAGAGACGGTATGGTGAAAGTAGCGGAATATATTCCTGATGCTTTAATGAAAAAAGTATCATCCAAACAGGTGAAGACCTATGGCTGGATCCCGGAATCCGATCTCCTTTTATGGAGCAATTCGCTGAAAAGCGAAAAAACAGGTTTTCCGGTAAAAGTTGCTGTGGTGCCCAACAACAGTGAAGTCATAAAAAATTCTGAAAGATATTATAAAAATGACTCCATTATGGTGTTTAATTCGCCAAGCCTTATCGAGCAGGCAGATGTAAAAATTCCGAACGGACAAATGGTTTATGTCTATAAGCAGGCTGAAAACAATAAAAGATTTTTAGTGGGAAAAAAGCCTTCGGTTGATATGGACAGCATCAGTACAAGTCTTTACGGATGGGTTAGTTCAAACGTTATTTCCGGCTGGGGCGAACGTTCTGCCGTGAAAATGAAAAACACAACCGGAATTACCGAAACTACTTTAGGAATCCATGAAGGATCTCCGGGAAGAAGTGATTCGGAAAACAAAGTGGCTGTTCTTCTTACGGATGTCAATAAAAGAACACCGCTTGAAAATATTTTTCCGATAAATTTACCACTGAATGAAACTCCTACTCCGGATTCCAAGACTAAATATTTTACCAATGTGTTGGATTACAGCAAAAACTATGTGTTCAATGTGTTGGGTGAACCTGTTTATTTTGACCGATACAGGGAAATTACCGAAAAAAATAAGAAAATAAATATTGTTTTTACCCTTGATATCAGTGCTCCAAATGCACCCTATGCTCCGATTGTAAAGTCTCTTTTGCAGGATCTGCAGCTGAGATTCGAAAAGCCCTCGTACTTTAATCAGGTAAGGTACGGAGTGGTCTTATATAAAAATAATTCTTGCGGTGATAATGTAGCAGTGTCTCCACTCAATACAGATTACAGTAAAATAACAACATTCATCGATCAGAAAAGCAATGAGATGAACTGTGCAAGCAACAGCGGTTATCAGCCGGTAAACGAAGGATTAATGGCAGCCGGAGATCTTCTTTCAAATTTTCCAGACGAAACAAATATTGTAGTTACCGTAGGAACATCAGCAGCACAGAGCGGAAACATGTACGGAGTAATTAATTCCCTTACTCAGGCGCAGGCAAGATTGATCATGTTCCAGACAAGTGCAAGATCTTCCGATACCTACAATGATTTTGTTCTGATGGCCGAAAACGTGGTAACCAACACCGCAAAAAATATTGCTGAACTGAAAAAACAGAAGATCATCAATCAAAATGATGTTTTAACGAAAAATAATTTTAATCTGGTAGAGGGAGATGAAGGCTTCTTTTCCCTTGATTATCCTAAGCAAAGTATGGCTCAGGGATTTGTCATCTTCCCTAAAAAAGGTGATATCGCAGCGCCCGGATATCTTAAAAAATCGGTAGACAGCCTTATTGCTCAGGTTACTTTGGATAATACCACCTTAGATAAATCATTAAATGATTATTTCCACTCTTCGGTAGGAGCCGGAAGAACGGATGTAGACCTGAAGTACAAGTATCTCTATCCCGGACTTACCAATCCTGTTCCTGCAGGTATTGCAGCACAGCTCATCAATTACGGAAATCCCTTCCTCGTAAAAGGATATATTCCGAAAGAGCTTAAAGACTTTAAACCCGGACTTGAAAAAGGAATTCTTATTTCTGAAACCGAATATGATAATTTAAAATCATTCTACACCGAAGTCTATCAGAAAACCGGAGCAGAAAGAGCCGATTTCAGTCAGGCAAGAGCAGTAAGGGAATATGTAAAACTGCTGAAAAAATACAATCCAACCTTAAAATTTCTGGATAAAGCCGATCTTTACAAACAACCTATGGCTTATTCTGTTGGAGTAAGTACGGGCTTTGATAATTCTGAAGAAGAGCTGATGTCAAAATACATGCTCAAAGGCTGGAAAAAATCTAAAATCGTTACCAACGAGACGGCCCGAAATTATTTCCGTCACTACAAAGATCTGACAGAAAGAATGCTTTCGCACAGGAACGATCCGGCAGTAAAGATACAACAGAACGGCCAGACATTTTATTGGCTTAATGAATATTTTATGCCGACAATGCAACCTACCGAACAGCCCGAATATACTAAACATTAA
- a CDS encoding PKD domain-containing protein: MNYFQKNKKNIIIGVIATLLVAALIALWLQKKVIHSSDDIVGLVYPSTLKVGDTLSFEDKTQFAKTKKWNFGDGTTSDKSKGIHFYNKPGYYQVTLIIDNKYSKSFPIIVSARTVPKKDSVKVVTLIDAPSQAMQFENVQFRAISDGKQFTWKFGETGRIDSKDKLAIYSYQKPGDYVVSLITDETTEPVLHQIKILPAYDALEEEVSVEDSYAKIDNDFKYHLQQIAYGNSFNMHYNYLLKTYLCNNENTVVKVNDSKVNNFYMYCAGLQFDKNNVIQTVKVNLDDAQNCVTKVDINQSK; this comes from the coding sequence ATGAATTACTTTCAGAAAAACAAGAAAAACATTATTATCGGTGTTATCGCAACATTGCTGGTAGCGGCACTGATTGCCTTATGGCTTCAGAAGAAAGTGATACACTCTTCCGACGATATTGTCGGACTTGTATATCCGTCTACTTTGAAAGTAGGTGACACGCTTTCATTTGAAGATAAAACACAGTTTGCCAAAACTAAAAAATGGAATTTCGGAGACGGAACCACTAGTGATAAAAGCAAGGGGATTCACTTTTATAACAAGCCTGGGTATTATCAGGTAACATTAATTATTGATAATAAATATTCCAAATCTTTTCCTATCATTGTTTCAGCGAGAACGGTTCCTAAGAAGGATAGTGTAAAAGTCGTAACACTCATTGATGCCCCGTCTCAGGCTATGCAGTTTGAAAATGTACAGTTCCGTGCTATTTCAGACGGGAAACAGTTTACCTGGAAATTCGGAGAGACTGGAAGAATCGATTCTAAAGATAAATTGGCGATCTATTCTTATCAAAAGCCCGGCGATTATGTCGTAAGTCTTATCACAGATGAAACTACAGAGCCTGTGCTGCACCAAATTAAAATTTTACCAGCTTATGATGCTTTGGAAGAAGAAGTGAGCGTGGAAGACAGCTATGCGAAAATTGATAATGATTTTAAATACCATCTTCAGCAGATCGCCTACGGAAACAGTTTCAACATGCATTATAATTATCTTCTGAAGACTTACCTGTGTAATAACGAAAATACAGTAGTGAAGGTAAATGATAGCAAAGTCAACAATTTCTACATGTACTGTGCGGGACTTCAGTTTGACAAAAATAATGTCATCCAGACCGTTAAAGTAAATTTAGACGATGCGCAGAACTGCGTTACAAAAGTAGACATTAACCAAAGCAAATAA
- a CDS encoding type VI secretion system transmembrane protein TssO — translation MQGQITLSKKERHYQFLYLILMLFAALIFMGIIFLRGFQSPFMDDDIVSIQMLEEKAKFDQNQKQSFKVMDSTFSMINKLTDEAPQPFVENNIMYGINDVASYYQNGDNINDIRKEAYPQIAKFYKMYFNDKKIISSKTENIKTFEKQFDECSIGFKEKRSQLFQRETALQSRSQ, via the coding sequence ATGCAAGGACAAATCACATTATCAAAAAAAGAAAGGCATTATCAGTTTTTATATCTCATCTTAATGCTTTTTGCAGCACTTATTTTTATGGGAATTATTTTCTTAAGAGGTTTTCAGTCTCCTTTTATGGATGACGATATAGTTTCTATTCAGATGCTGGAAGAAAAGGCCAAGTTTGATCAGAATCAGAAACAATCTTTCAAAGTGATGGACAGTACATTTTCAATGATTAATAAACTTACGGATGAAGCTCCGCAGCCATTTGTTGAAAATAATATCATGTACGGCATCAATGATGTAGCAAGCTACTATCAGAACGGAGACAATATCAACGATATAAGAAAAGAAGCATATCCGCAGATCGCCAAATTTTATAAAATGTATTTCAACGATAAAAAGATTATCTCAAGTAAAACGGAAAATATTAAAACTTTTGAAAAACAGTTTGATGAATGCTCAATCGGTTTTAAAGAAAAGAGAAGTCAGCTCTTTCAGCGGGAAACAGCTTTACAATCCAGATCTCAGTAA
- a CDS encoding peptidoglycan DD-metalloendopeptidase family protein gives MVETDKFRYSRSRSLSIFGQRAANLNAAGLLETYCSENPQRRLMNYMYAAENGFGNGNGNEASGDGYLFRGRGLKQLTGRGNYRSAANYIREIFPDEYTDLEADPDKVKEAKYAVLTAIAFWEKHEIWKTADTVKVSTLDNVKKVRRLVNPGLAGLGDAKSYFDKGINVFKVNSCSPVEGGDSTWHDPIDNPQRTYYNSSGVHREQNGAFGPVRTRIVNGQAVPRNHQGLDIFADVDTPCKACLDGNIVSYTNEGSAGYGNVLVLEVSGEDLRKAKRSYTHEFTAEVESGSGFDINADKFYLRYAHLKSAVKTSGEVTAGETICYSGDSGNASGVPNPHLHFEVAMNATGNGTGLQNRYNPAYFVRLTAIDQPAQQAVKEARS, from the coding sequence ATGGTAGAAACTGATAAATTCCGGTATTCAAGGTCAAGAAGCTTAAGTATTTTCGGTCAAAGAGCAGCTAATCTTAATGCTGCAGGCCTTTTGGAGACGTATTGCAGCGAAAATCCGCAGAGACGTCTTATGAATTATATGTACGCCGCAGAAAACGGCTTTGGAAACGGAAACGGAAACGAAGCAAGTGGCGATGGTTATCTATTCAGAGGAAGAGGACTGAAACAGCTTACAGGCCGCGGAAATTACAGAAGTGCCGCCAACTATATCAGGGAAATTTTTCCTGATGAATACACAGACCTTGAAGCTGATCCGGATAAAGTAAAAGAAGCAAAATATGCCGTTTTAACGGCAATTGCTTTCTGGGAAAAACATGAAATCTGGAAAACGGCAGATACGGTGAAAGTTTCCACACTGGATAATGTGAAGAAAGTAAGAAGACTCGTTAATCCCGGACTGGCAGGATTAGGAGATGCCAAATCGTATTTCGATAAAGGAATCAATGTCTTTAAGGTAAATTCATGTTCTCCTGTTGAAGGCGGCGATTCTACATGGCATGACCCGATAGACAATCCGCAAAGAACGTATTATAATTCCAGCGGTGTACACAGGGAACAAAACGGAGCCTTCGGGCCGGTAAGAACAAGAATCGTAAACGGTCAGGCTGTTCCAAGAAACCATCAGGGGCTGGATATTTTTGCGGACGTGGATACTCCCTGCAAAGCCTGTCTGGACGGAAATATTGTGAGCTATACAAATGAAGGAAGCGCAGGATACGGAAATGTTCTCGTTCTGGAAGTCAGTGGAGAAGATTTAAGAAAAGCCAAAAGGAGTTACACCCATGAGTTTACAGCGGAAGTAGAAAGTGGATCAGGTTTTGATATTAATGCTGATAAATTTTATCTTCGTTATGCCCATTTAAAATCGGCAGTTAAAACCAGCGGAGAAGTAACGGCAGGTGAAACCATTTGCTATTCGGGTGATTCCGGGAATGCTAGCGGAGTTCCGAATCCGCATCTGCACTTTGAAGTTGCCATGAACGCCACAGGGAACGGAACTGGACTACAGAACAGATACAATCCAGCCTATTTTGTAAGGCTCACTGCAATCGATCAGCCGGCGCAGCAGGCTGTTAAGGAAGCCAGATCTTAA
- a CDS encoding HU family DNA-binding protein, whose protein sequence is MTKAELVNTISNKLGTEKNETQKVVEAFMQEIRTSMYNGDNVYLRGFGSFIIKTRAAKTGRNISKNTAIEIPAHNIPAFKPSKSFVEKVKTKVTVK, encoded by the coding sequence ATGACAAAGGCAGAATTGGTAAACACCATCTCAAATAAGTTGGGAACCGAAAAGAATGAAACACAGAAAGTTGTAGAAGCTTTTATGCAAGAAATCAGAACTTCTATGTATAATGGAGATAATGTTTATTTGAGAGGTTTTGGATCTTTTATCATTAAAACAAGAGCAGCTAAAACGGGAAGAAACATCTCTAAAAATACTGCAATTGAAATCCCTGCTCATAACATTCCTGCTTTCAAGCCATCAAAATCTTTTGTGGAGAAAGTAAAAACGAAAGTTACCGTAAAATAA
- the tssD gene encoding type VI secretion system tube protein TssD, whose product MAANSRGILKFNGGEGQKLLKLNYSVSRSTDVSGRVASDPSNAIIKVTVEATEKSDILESLLNGKYKPTTGEITFNKSHEEGTLITLNWENGYVIQHEVDFDAVDENSMLISFIISAETIDYGNSKYEGLWPSS is encoded by the coding sequence ATGGCAGCAAATTCAAGAGGAATTCTTAAATTCAATGGAGGAGAAGGTCAAAAATTATTAAAGCTAAACTATAGCGTATCCAGATCCACAGACGTATCGGGAAGAGTAGCTTCAGATCCTTCCAACGCAATCATCAAAGTAACGGTAGAAGCCACTGAAAAATCAGATATTCTGGAAAGTTTACTGAACGGAAAATACAAGCCTACAACAGGCGAAATCACCTTTAACAAATCTCACGAAGAAGGCACGTTGATTACTCTAAACTGGGAAAACGGATACGTAATCCAGCATGAAGTAGACTTCGATGCCGTAGACGAAAACAGTATGCTGATAAGCTTTATTATCAGTGCAGAGACAATTGATTACGGAAATTCCAAGTATGAAGGACTTTGGCCTTCAAGCTAA
- a CDS encoding response regulator transcription factor yields MSKLLNNTVRFSIADSDFYFKKILIKMLTENPFYILLNDCNNGHELISRNYRRQEDVFIVELFMPVLSGLEAIKYIRQSNTETPIITYSGTYQEDMAEILSKIPNLYYCQKKSNVIKDIIKGKITGDNFDYETYTKQWEQQPLAVMEYMERQKKSQEELSPTEIQLMKFCYEGFSNKEIAEKLNLSTRTIDTYINRLTEKLGLKTKLHLIRFCVENGYYNSSM; encoded by the coding sequence GTGAGCAAATTATTGAATAATACTGTGAGGTTTTCCATAGCAGACAGTGATTTTTATTTTAAAAAGATCCTGATTAAGATGCTTACCGAAAATCCTTTCTATATCCTTCTTAATGACTGTAACAACGGCCACGAGCTTATCAGCAGGAATTATAGAAGACAGGAGGATGTGTTCATTGTAGAACTTTTTATGCCGGTATTAAGCGGGCTTGAAGCCATAAAATATATCCGCCAAAGTAATACTGAGACCCCAATCATCACCTATTCCGGCACATATCAGGAAGATATGGCGGAAATCCTTTCCAAAATCCCTAATTTATATTACTGTCAGAAAAAAAGCAATGTCATTAAAGATATTATCAAGGGAAAAATAACCGGGGACAATTTTGATTATGAAACATATACAAAGCAATGGGAACAGCAGCCGCTGGCTGTAATGGAGTACATGGAACGACAAAAAAAAAGTCAGGAAGAACTATCTCCGACGGAGATCCAGCTCATGAAATTCTGTTACGAAGGCTTTAGTAACAAAGAAATCGCTGAAAAACTCAACCTCAGTACCAGAACAATTGATACTTATATTAACCGACTTACGGAAAAACTGGGACTGAAGACAAAACTGCACCTTATCCGTTTCTGTGTAGAGAACGGATACTATAATTCCAGTATGTAA
- a CDS encoding Rne/Rng family ribonuclease: MKKELIVSHEDDLTKIALLEDGRLCELHEQEDKSDFIVGDLFIGKVKKLAPNLNAAFVNIGYEKDAFLHYQDLGPQYLTYRKFLKDTITKKQSTSGLKNFEIQPEIDKNGTVDKVIAKDDVVLLQITKEPISTKGPRISTQISLTGRFLVLIPFDNKVSISKKVKSQEEKERLRTLIESIKPEGFGVIIRTVAEGKKVADLHNDMNQLIQKWETTFKNIQKNKVPSRVLSEDDKASAILRDNFNQDFVSITCDDEQMVGEMKNYLEVIAPERKNIVHFYDSHIPLLEYYNVEKQLKQSFGKHVNIPSSKGAYLVIEHTEALHVVDVNSGNNITTGAAVNKEHALNVNKMAATEIARQLRLRDMGGIIVIDFIDMTNPEHRRDLYEHLKEEMKRDKARHKILPPSKFGLIQITRQRNRPEKQIDTKEENPNKDGEIVAPIVIVERMGETLRTIMQKEKGKLYLHVHPFVEAYLTKGFNSIQMKWFMKYKKWVIVVPRDSFKYLEYRIYNSKKEELIGYSN; encoded by the coding sequence ATGAAGAAAGAACTAATCGTTTCGCATGAAGATGATCTTACAAAGATTGCACTGCTGGAAGACGGAAGACTATGTGAACTTCATGAGCAAGAGGACAAAAGTGACTTTATAGTTGGAGATTTGTTTATCGGGAAAGTAAAAAAGCTGGCTCCCAACCTGAATGCAGCCTTTGTAAATATTGGTTACGAGAAGGATGCCTTCCTTCACTATCAGGATCTGGGTCCGCAATATCTTACCTATAGAAAATTTCTAAAGGATACCATCACCAAAAAACAAAGTACTTCGGGCTTAAAAAATTTCGAGATACAACCGGAAATCGATAAAAACGGAACCGTAGACAAAGTTATTGCCAAAGATGACGTTGTTTTGCTTCAGATTACCAAAGAGCCCATTTCTACAAAAGGCCCCAGAATATCAACCCAGATATCGCTTACAGGCCGCTTTCTGGTACTTATTCCATTCGACAACAAAGTATCGATTTCAAAAAAAGTAAAAAGCCAGGAAGAAAAAGAAAGGTTAAGAACCCTTATTGAAAGTATTAAACCTGAAGGTTTTGGCGTTATCATCAGAACCGTTGCTGAAGGAAAAAAAGTTGCTGATCTTCATAATGATATGAATCAGCTGATTCAGAAATGGGAAACTACCTTTAAAAATATCCAAAAAAACAAAGTTCCGTCAAGAGTTTTGAGCGAAGATGATAAAGCTTCAGCGATTTTGAGGGATAATTTCAACCAGGATTTCGTAAGCATCACTTGTGATGACGAACAAATGGTTGGAGAAATGAAAAACTATCTCGAAGTAATTGCTCCTGAAAGAAAAAATATTGTCCATTTCTACGATTCTCATATCCCACTGCTGGAATATTACAATGTAGAAAAACAGCTCAAGCAAAGTTTCGGAAAACACGTAAACATTCCAAGCTCAAAAGGCGCTTATCTTGTCATAGAACACACAGAAGCCCTTCACGTGGTAGATGTAAACTCCGGAAATAATATTACTACCGGAGCAGCTGTTAACAAAGAACATGCGTTAAATGTTAACAAAATGGCTGCTACTGAAATAGCACGTCAGCTCCGTCTTCGTGATATGGGAGGAATCATTGTAATCGATTTTATCGACATGACAAATCCGGAGCACAGAAGAGATCTTTACGAACATCTCAAGGAGGAAATGAAACGTGATAAAGCACGGCATAAAATACTTCCACCAAGTAAATTCGGACTTATCCAGATTACCAGACAAAGAAACCGTCCGGAAAAACAAATTGATACCAAAGAAGAAAACCCTAATAAAGACGGAGAAATCGTTGCTCCGATCGTTATTGTGGAAAGAATGGGAGAAACCCTCAGAACCATCATGCAAAAGGAAAAAGGAAAACTTTACCTTCATGTACACCCTTTTGTGGAAGCTTACCTTACAAAAGGATTCAACAGTATCCAGATGAAATGGTTTATGAAATACAAAAAATGGGTTATCGTTGTTCCAAGAGATTCTTTTAAATATTTAGAATACAGAATTTACAATTCAAAAAAAGAAGAATTGATAGGATATTCTAATTAA
- a CDS encoding DUF4280 domain-containing protein — MSQQSSPHDGKHFVVQKGKAQCNQGDQFPQYKVTSHQKHFWNDSDGNNDFLAVTEDDLQFNPSGPSFGKCKLKPSSGGNLPCSYAPAGKWQKTYGKVKIMDKKIVTEVSELQCVVGGKITIKDHGQRGQMSKKNVKNADNKTVQHINPLVNMQDYKETVLESDIDAY; from the coding sequence ATGTCACAGCAATCATCTCCTCATGACGGCAAGCATTTCGTCGTACAGAAAGGAAAAGCCCAATGCAATCAGGGTGACCAGTTTCCACAGTATAAAGTGACTTCCCATCAGAAACATTTTTGGAATGACTCCGATGGCAATAATGATTTTCTGGCAGTTACAGAAGACGATCTCCAATTTAACCCTTCCGGTCCGAGCTTTGGAAAGTGCAAGCTGAAGCCAAGTTCCGGGGGAAATCTTCCTTGTTCTTATGCTCCTGCGGGAAAATGGCAGAAAACCTATGGTAAAGTAAAAATCATGGATAAAAAGATTGTTACAGAAGTATCGGAGCTGCAATGTGTAGTGGGAGGAAAAATAACGATTAAAGATCATGGACAGCGTGGTCAGATGAGTAAAAAGAATGTAAAGAATGCCGACAATAAGACGGTACAGCATATTAATCCGCTTGTAAACATGCAGGACTATAAAGAAACCGTCCTGGAAAGTGATATTGACGCTTACTAA